The window GCTATTAGACACTGATCACCAGTTCACCCAGCGGGAGGAAGTAGCCGGCAGTATGCATGTGATTACTGGTATATTTGCAATACTCCTGCAGTAGAAAGTAACAACACTGCCTTATAAGGCATTTGTCAAATAGGCGGTTGATTTacctttttgtttcccaaGGGAGCTTTGCCCTTACGCTCCCTCGGAGGTATGCGAGTTAGCCTTGGGCTCTCTATAGACAGAGTACTAGCTGTCAATAACACTATTTCATTACTAGGTAGACGAGAAAAAGCGATCCGTCGTATAGCATTTAAGTATAGAGAAGTTGGACATTATCAGGTAATCACAATATCGGAGACTACACCATTAATAATGTGAACACTCATTAGACATCTGGTGAGCAACGTATACTTCATGCACAAGCAACATCTACCATCATGCAAACAGTCACAGCAGTCCATATAGGGTAGAATTTCCcgaataaataaattttgACCTGGGTTTTCAAGCTTCTTTAGCTGTCGACTACTGTAAGCTGTCTTGTAGTCTGACCCACGCCGTATTACTCGGGTACCTCTTCCCGCGGATACTTTCCGTAATCAGCGTACTTTCCATATCCTCCCTTTGGCGGCGTCGGGGGTTTGTATTTTCCGTAATCGCCGTATTTTCCATATCCTCCGTAGTCTCCATAATCGCCATAGCCGCCCGGATCAGCATTTGGAGCAGCCTCGGCGACAGGGCTGGCAAGGGCGAATGAGGCCGCGACGAGTAGAGTGGCCCAGATAGCTTTCATGTTGACGGCTTATAACGGTGACTTGGTTTGGTGTGGATGTGAGTCCGAATAGACTGAAGTGACTTTTGATATTACACTTGTTAATGAAAGATCAAGTGATTGCAGGTTCAACCCGACTTTACTTTTGACGCGGAGGTGATCGTCTTTAAGTACCTATATGATATACCTCATTCAGCTTAATACTCATCTTAATACTCAGCCCTATTCATATCATCATTATTTTAGTCATATGTTGGCATTGGAATGATCTATTGCAGATCCCGGGGAAACTTTCCGGCACGCCTGAGAGCCGAAGAATATCGCATATCATTATTCGCCTCAATGATGAATACGAAACCTTGAAGGATAGCTTCACGATAGTTGCGTGTGGTTTTCTACTAGTCAATATGCCAAACAACAGCTGGAGGAGCGCCACCATTCCATGATTGATCGAGGCTGGCTGATGGTGGGGAAATGCACATGGATGATCCCGCCTCGTGGTTTTCAGCTGCCTCCAGATGCGGCGCAATCACGATATTAATGGTGTCAAGATATACGTGCTATCCGTGTCAGCTTGATACCGGAGGCTTTGATCTAGTGTCGGCTAGATCCTAATGCGACTTCAAGTGACGATAATTTTCGTCATGGTGTAGTATTATCACAATTGATTATTGGAATGTGGATGAACTTTAAGTAACCGACGGAAAGACCGTGCCGTCCAAGAGCGCCTCGAAATCGCCCGGCGAAACTGGCATTGAGATTTTCAATGCTTCCCATCTCATGACAATCATTTCTTGATTCAGATGCACTGGATTGATGATCCAAAGTAAACTTTTAAAGAAGATCACCGGTTATAAAACGACTCGATTGAGTTTGCAAGCGGAACGCTAGAATTATATAAAACGGCTTAGTTAAGAATATAGGCTTCGCGCTTGCATCGACGTCATTTGGCTTGAGATGGCAGAATTTTTTTCCGACATAATGAGCTAGCGGACTGCATTGAGAAATACGAGTTTCACTGCTGATACCAGAAtatcagcttcatctttgacatCCTTTGGCTTGACGACATCTGCACAATGGCCAAGGATCATCTACGCCGGCTTCTTTCCAACGCCTCGGACGAGTCAGATGAGGAAGGCAGCTTACCTCGACACGTgaacaaagaagaatcaAGGAAGAAATACCTTGTTTCGAAATCATTTCTCAAGTCCTGctgcttttttttactattcTTAATAGCCTGTGTTCTGTCTTTCTGGGCTGGGACACGTGTGGTTCATGAGGAATCAAATACGGATGAATTGTGCGCAAAACATACGACTCAGTGGTGTAAGTAGTatgatcctcttcttccatacAGGATATAATTTGACATATCAAAGCTCCTCTCATCAGAGATGTACCAATTCATTACAGCTTCAAAGAATTCAATGGCTCTTTTATGAACGAAGACATTTATCGAAAAGTTGGATCACCAGAGGTTGACAAAGCCTGGGAGGATCTTGGGTCTGACTGTAACTATACCCATGAGAATTTGATCTCAAGAAGGGATTTTAACTATCTATAGACCGAGCTGGAATTATTTCATACAAAGATGGTCTGGCCAGTGGGTTAGATCCATCATTTGTTCAACGAAACGAAAAATACGGCGGGGGCTTCATCGTTAACGTCGAAGGAATGCACCATTTGCATTGTTTGGTAATGCTTCCTCTCATTTACAACTACAAACCATTGGTGTTTGGCTTATTAACTGGTTGCATAGAACCTAGTACGCAAAGCTCTCTACTTCAACTACGACCGATACAAAAAGTTAGGGGAGCATGCGTTTGTAAACGATGACTTTATACTACGCCTACATGTCAGTAAGTATTACCAAACAAATGCAACAAAAATTGAAATTGTGATCAATCAGCTTACCTCCTTAAAGCTCACTGCCTAGACACTGTTCGTCAGGTCTTAATGTGCAACGTAGATACAGGTGTGCTCGGACAGGTATGGGTTGATCCGAAGCAGCCAACGGCGTTTCCAGATTTTCGCACCAAACACGTTTGCAAAAATTATGACGATATACGTAATTGGGCAGAACACCTTCAGGTGAGCACAAAGATTTAACAGCTGGTGTCCAGGAATTAATGTGTATCCAGGCTCCACCTCCCGAACAGATCCCCAATGACTACTTGGCTCCCCCAAAACAGGGAGATGTCATAGAATTCACACCCTAATAGTGGAAATTGCATCATTTAAAGAGGTTTTAATAAGTCATTTGATATAATGAATTGCTTCGGACGTAACATAAACTTATCTTGGCATCACAACGGCAGTGCAATAGGTCAATCTTCTCGAGCCTTCTGTACGCAAAGTCCCAAGTCACATGTGATGTCGAAGACACATATAGTCAGCCTTATTAGATATGTTAAGTCCttatatacatatatttGTAAACACGTTGCTTTTCCCGTTTCCATTAGACCCCTAATCTCGTTGAGAATTCGGCATTGAGATCAAAAGCATTCATTTGGTCCGGATCGGAAGTTAACACATTCACGCCGTCCATGAAATCAAGAGTATTGTTATTCGGATGAGCATCTGGGATAAAGTCGTTGTTTGTTGTGTGCCAGAGCACATGCATTGCTTTAAAagtctccagcagcttcgGATCATCAGCCGCAGTGCGCTCAACGCCTAGTATTTCGCGTGCTTTGGCGCGTAAGTCATCGTCCGAAGGAACATAAAGGTTCTTCATGCAATCTTCAATATAGGCGTTCAGGCCGTCCTCGAGTTCGCGTGAGCAAAAAACAGAAGGAGGAAATTGGTATTCTCCCTCACAGAGGGCGCGGACATAGCGCTCGGCCGTGTCTTTGTTGACGTTGTAGAATCGGTGATCAATAAGTACAGACGCTTCATCGGCAACTTCTATTACTTTGCCAGGCTTTGGTTTGAGATACGGCGGCGTCAATCCCGTTCCACCGTCCGTCACTCTCCATGGTCGAGGAGGCCCGTTCAATGGTAAACCGTTCGCGTTGTCCGCAGCAGTAATACCGACATCACGCTTGAAGCGAGCCAGCCACTCGACATTATCCGCAGCAGTTTGATTCCATGggtcgtcatcgtcataAATTATCCAGCGAGCTTGATACTGGATTTCTTCGTCGGTAGGAACCTAAAATGTGTCAGAAGAAGTCTTGGGATTTAACTATAAGAGATCAGATGGATGAAAGGGTTGGAAACATACGTGTTGCAGTGGGTTATTTGAGCTTAGACAGCTTGTTACAAATCGGGTGAGTTCTTTTTCCAACCTCCCATAACAGTTGGCGTCGCTCAAGAAATACCGTAATGGTTGGTGGTGTGAGGGGTGCGAGTTGGCAGAGTGCGGCGTTTCCGTAAGGCCTGGTAGATAATCGTTCGTATCCATAGGCGATGTGCAACCAATAGCTTCATCTGGGACGCCCCAGTGTAATGCTTTGGGAGATGGGGAGGCAGCAGTTTTGGTGTCTTTGGCCCGATGGGTTGAGGTCAAGTCTCCTGACTCGTGAGCTGCTATTAGGGTATCATCAAGCGAAACCAGGAGATCATTATGCTCTTCGGAGGCACCAAGGTCGCTCAGTTCACCCAAGATGGTCTGATTGCCATCACCAGGTATGATGACATTCGATTCGAATTGCATTTCACCCCCCAGTATTACTGTGCCGGGAATCTGTGATGCACTGATACCACCTAATGAGTCTTGTTGCAGCACTGAGAGATGATGCTCGCCGTTGGTTATGATGTCTTGAACACCTGGTTGCATATGTCCATATAATGTGTCGGCATTTGAGAGGAGGCCCGCGCGGCGTTTGAAGGCTGAAAGCCAGTCGGACGAAGAATTGATCAGGAATTTGAACCATTGAACGGCCTCTTTGCATTTAAAATTGGACTTTGGTTCAACGTCATCTAGGATTTTGCATGCTTGAAATTGCAGCTCAGCATCCGTGGGTGTTTGGCCTGCGGCCTGTCTGGACTTGACATATCGCAACAAAAgcttttccttttcgtctCCAACCGTGCTCATGTCGGCATGTGTAGTCTTGgatgtcttcatcttctctatCTGTGATGTCCAGCTCGTAATCCCAGATGCACGGTAGAGTTCCTCCTGTGTCATATGATTAGACGGC of the Trichoderma breve strain T069 chromosome 4, whole genome shotgun sequence genome contains:
- a CDS encoding homeobox KN domain-containing protein, with amino-acid sequence MGAPMNVLEPLESLADFGAAGNEHQDQLQQLSESSYSRSESSFTGNDSLGEDSTGGLDTTPKIGARFSREALRILRNWLLSNHRHPYPNNEEKENLARQTGLNKTQISTWVANARRRGKVRAPRSTSSSPGQLNNAIDIPQKKTTMTRGMSPMERWRHSPPDQEPASITAIASAVSSAGFPDGTGAASANYKDMDDRLPGSIDRLSSAGSSKTSHSGNESQSSAISHKSRESLESLYSLKSRGRRRRRRQIPKAVDISTILPSVHKYQCTFCTETFKTKHDWQRHEKSLHLSLEQWNPSPEHAEQHNDFVCHGRPDAEKTFFRKDHLRQHLSIVHDAKFQKWPMSDWKVDTPAVRSRCGFCGIILYSWDSRVGHLAQHFKMGKSMADWKGDWGFQGEILKIVENGMPPYLIHHERNTLDPFEASKDEVRHGKTLEDHVKLWLIDYINKRTVAGMAATDDQLLIEAQRVVQKVDTEDTSLSGPDISWFRDLIMLHKPSNHMTQEELYRASGITSWTSQIEKMKTSKTTHADMSTVGDEKEKLLLRYVKSRQAAGQTPTDAELQFQACKILDDVEPKSNFKCKEAVQWFKFLINSSSDWLSAFKRRAGLLSNADTLYGHMQPGVQDIITNGEHHLSVLQQDSLGGISASQIPGTVILGGEMQFESNVIIPGDGNQTILGELSDLGASEEHNDLLVSLDDTLIAAHESGDLTSTHRAKDTKTAASPSPKALHWGVPDEAIGCTSPMDTNDYLPGLTETPHSANSHPSHHQPLRYFLSDANCYGRLEKELTRFVTSCLSSNNPLQHVPTDEEIQYQARWIIYDDDDPWNQTAADNVEWLARFKRDVGITAADNANGLPLNGPPRPWRVTDGGTGLTPPYLKPKPGKVIEVADEASVLIDHRFYNVNKDTAERYVRALCEGEYQFPPSVFCSRELEDGLNAYIEDCMKNLYVPSDDDLRAKAREILGVERTAADDPKLLETFKAMHVLWHTTNNDFIPDAHPNNNTLDFMDGVNVLTSDPDQMNAFDLNAEFSTRLGV